The following DNA comes from candidate division KSB1 bacterium.
CATTTCATCAGCCGACCGAACATCAAGCTGCCCTCGCGCAACAACATTTACTGCCGCTACAAATATCCGGTATTGGAGGCGCAGCATACACCGCCTTTCTGGCGCTTCGACCTCAACTACGAGACCAATCCCCATTTGCTGGAGCGACTAGGGGTTAACTGCGTGTTCAATTCCGGCGCCATCATGTTAGACAACAAGATCTATCTCATGGCGCGCGTCGAAGGCGTCGACCGCAAATCCTTTTTTGCCGTGGCCGAAAGCGAGACGGGCGTGGACGGATTCAAGTTTTGGGACTATCCGGTGGTTTTGCCCGAGACGGAGGACCCGGACATCAACGTCTACGACATGCGGCTGGTCAAGCATGAGGACGGCTGGATCTATGGTCTTTTCTGCACAGAACGCAAAGACCCCAAGGCTCCTCGCACGGACACCTCTTCGGCAGTGGCGCAGGGAGGGATTGCCCGCACCAAGGATTTGAGGACGTGGGAACGGCTGCCTGACCTCAAGTCCAGTTCGCCGCAGCAGCGCAACGTGGTGCTGCATCCGGAGTTCGTCAACGGCAAATATGCCTTTTACACGCGGCCGCAGGACGGCTTTATCGATACCGGAACCGGCGGCGGCATTGGCTGGGGCCTTTCTGACAGCATGAATCCTGCTATCGTTACGGAAGAAATCATCGTCGACGATCGCCGCTACCACACCATTAAGGAGGTTAAAAACGGCCAAGGGCCGGCGCCGATCAAAACGGAATACGGCTGGCTTCACCTGGCGCACGGCGTCCGCGCCTGCGCTGCCGGACTGCGTTATGTTCTCTACATGTTCATGACCGACCTTAAGGAACCTTGGCGGGTGACGCATGCGCCGGGCGGCTATTTTATCGCTCCGGAAGGCGAAGAGCGCGTCGGCGATGTTTCCAACGTCGTTTTTTCCAACGGCTGGGTGCTGCGCGGCGATGAGGTGTTGATTTACTACGCATCGTCGGACACGCGGCAACATGTCGCAACGGCCCCCTTGGAAAAACTCATCGATTATGTGATGAATACGCCGGAAGACCCTGGTCGTTCGTACGCCTGCGTTCAGCAGCGGATTTCGCTCATCGACCGGAACCTCAAGGCTCTCAAAGCAATGAAAATCGCTTGGTAACAAAAAAGGCAACCTTTGAGGTTGCCTTTTTTATTGAATCTGTCTGTCGCCAAGTCTACTTTTTAATGTAAACGGCCTTACCCTTCATGTCGCCGCGCGGCGAGGATTGGGTGAATTCGATCGTCAACTCTTTGCCGTCGGCCGACAGCTTCCAAGTTTCCACACGTTTCGATTCGAACGAACCCATCTGGCCTTGAAACTTGCGCAGCGTATCGATCACCAACGCCTTGTCCTTCCATTCGGCCTTTACTTCCGACTCGCCCCGTTCGTTGCTGGTCTTGGTGACCTTGCCGTCGAGCGTGGTGGTGGTGGTGATGGTGCGTTCATTACCGTCAAAGCCCACCATCGTCCGTTCGATGGTCAACGAATTGGCCTCCTGCGTAACCTTCATTTTGGGAGCGGTAAAACCGCCGAAACCGCGGCCGCCGGGGCCTTGGCCCGGGTCGGGAAGTTCACTTTTGCTGCGGTCCAGCTCCCATGAGCCGCTAAAATTTACCGCGGCGGCAAACAGCGCCAAGGATAAAATCGACACGAGTATAAAAGCTTTTTTCATGGACGACTCCTTTCCTGATAGTCGCAAAAAGAAACGTATGCTTTAGAAAATTGTTCTCGTGTCGTACTCCAAGGGGCGTCAAATTGTCGAAAAATAAAAAGGCTGCCTCCCGTAAGTTGGGGGCAGCCTCTGCGTTTAATCGACAATGGCAAAACTGCCTTCGAGTCCTTCCTGCGCGTTCCAGCCTATCCAGACTTTAAAGTCGCCTGCTTCCACTATATACGTGTTGTCCAGTCCGTGAAAGCCGCAATCGGCTGCTTTCAGTGTAAAGGTGACGGTCTGCTTTTCGCCTGGCTTTAAGGTGACCCGCTTGAAGCCTTTCAGTTCTTTGACCGGTCGGGTAACGCTGCCGAACAGATCGCGAATGTAAAGCTGGACGACTTCGGTCGCCTCATAATTGCCGATATTGGTGATGTCGGCGGAGACTTTCAACTCGCCGTCCTTTTTTACCGTCGGCTGCGAAACCTGCAGATTCTCATATTTGAATTTGCCGTAGGTCAAACCGTAGCCGAAGGGATATTCGGGCGTAAAATCAACGTCGAGATATTTTGAGGTAAAATCCTGGGGATCGAGGGGCGTGCCCATGGGGATTCCCGTGGAGGTAGGAGAGGGCGGACGTCCCGTATTTTTGTGCGAATAATAAAGGGGAATTTGACCCACAGTGCGCGGAAAGGTGACGGACAGTCTGCCGGAAGGCGATGTTTTGCCGAAAACCAGGTCGAAAAGCGCCGCTCCGCCCATGGTGCCTGGGTGGAAATAATAGAGAACGGCTTTTGACTTGGCCGTTACGTTTTGAAAGGTAAGCGGCCTCCCGGCCATGATCACGGTGACGATCGGTTTACCGGTTTTGGCAATTTCAGCAACCAGCTCTTCCTGTGCACCCGGCAGGTTCAAAAACGCGCGGCTGTGAGCTTCGCCCGAAAGGATCTGTTCTTCGCCTAAAACCAATAGAACGACATCAGCTTTTTTGGCCGCAGCAACCGCCGCTTTAAATCCGGAACGGCTGACGTCGCGGCTCGTCTTCAATCCAGGGGCGTAAAAACAGTTCTTACCCAGACGCTCTTCAAAGGCCTTTTTAGGGGTTACGACGGCCTGGGCGTCGCCGTCCAAGACCCAACAGCCCATCTGATCGACCGGGCTGTCGGTCAGCGGCCCAATTACCGCCACTTTGGCGTTCGCCTTGAGCGGCAGAATTCCCTCGTTTTTCAGCAAGACGGCGCTTTCCAAAGCCGCCTGATAGGCAATTTCTTTATGCTCCTGCGAAAGAATTTTGTCGCGGTGCGCACCGTCGTTGTAAGGACGATCGAACAAGCCTTTGCGCATCTTGATACGCAGGATATTGGCGACCAGCTGGTCGATCATCTTTTCATCGACCAGCCCTTCCTGCACCAGCTCTTTCAAATGGGAAGCATAGGCGTTGCTGATCATTTCCATGTCTACACCGGCGTAAATCGACTTGAAAGCGACTTCTTTTTTGTCCTTGCAGAAACCATGATTGATCATTTCGGTCATCGATTCCCAGTCGCTGACGACAAAGCCGTCGAACTTCCATTCTTCGCGCAAGACCTGACGCAGCGTAAACGGATTTCCCGACGCCGGCACGCCGTTGAGGTCGTTAAAGGCGCTCATCAGGGTTCCGACGCCGGCTTTGACTGCGGCATGGAAGGGCGGGAGATAGACGTCACGCAGCAGTCGTTCCGGGATCCAGGTGGTGTTGTAGTCGCGGCCGCCTTCGGCAGCGCCGTAACCCACATAGTGTTTGGCGCAGGCGACGATGCTGGTGGGGTCATCAAGACTCCGGCCTTGAAATCCCTTCACCAAAGCGGCGGAAAGCTGAGAAGCCAGATAGGGATCTTCTCCCAACGACTCGGCGATGCGGCCCCAGCGGGGATCGCGGGAAATATCAACCATGGGTGCAAACGTCCAGTGAATACCGTCGGCAGAGGCTTCGACCGCCGCCATGCGCGCGCCCTTTTCGACCAAATCCGGGTTCCAGGTGCACGATTGGCCGAGCGGTATCGGCAGAATCGTACGGTAGCCGTGAATCACGT
Coding sequences within:
- the bglX gene encoding beta-glucosidase BglX, with translation MKRKKVLCMMIISALFAGSAWAQESEKKIAELLQKMTLDEKIGQMSQRMPWSGKLEAEYAGWIRSGAVGSFLNAGGTNDWQLRNEFQKIAVEESRLGIPLIYGRDVIHGYRTILPIPLGQSCTWNPDLVEKGARMAAVEASADGIHWTFAPMVDISRDPRWGRIAESLGEDPYLASQLSAALVKGFQGRSLDDPTSIVACAKHYVGYGAAEGGRDYNTTWIPERLLRDVYLPPFHAAVKAGVGTLMSAFNDLNGVPASGNPFTLRQVLREEWKFDGFVVSDWESMTEMINHGFCKDKKEVAFKSIYAGVDMEMISNAYASHLKELVQEGLVDEKMIDQLVANILRIKMRKGLFDRPYNDGAHRDKILSQEHKEIAYQAALESAVLLKNEGILPLKANAKVAVIGPLTDSPVDQMGCWVLDGDAQAVVTPKKAFEERLGKNCFYAPGLKTSRDVSRSGFKAAVAAAKKADVVLLVLGEEQILSGEAHSRAFLNLPGAQEELVAEIAKTGKPIVTVIMAGRPLTFQNVTAKSKAVLYYFHPGTMGGAALFDLVFGKTSPSGRLSVTFPRTVGQIPLYYSHKNTGRPPSPTSTGIPMGTPLDPQDFTSKYLDVDFTPEYPFGYGLTYGKFKYENLQVSQPTVKKDGELKVSADITNIGNYEATEVVQLYIRDLFGSVTRPVKELKGFKRVTLKPGEKQTVTFTLKAADCGFHGLDNTYIVEAGDFKVWIGWNAQEGLEGSFAIVD
- a CDS encoding glycosidase, with product MNDYHHFISRPNIKLPSRNNIYCRYKYPVLEAQHTPPFWRFDLNYETNPHLLERLGVNCVFNSGAIMLDNKIYLMARVEGVDRKSFFAVAESETGVDGFKFWDYPVVLPETEDPDINVYDMRLVKHEDGWIYGLFCTERKDPKAPRTDTSSAVAQGGIARTKDLRTWERLPDLKSSSPQQRNVVLHPEFVNGKYAFYTRPQDGFIDTGTGGGIGWGLSDSMNPAIVTEEIIVDDRRYHTIKEVKNGQGPAPIKTEYGWLHLAHGVRACAAGLRYVLYMFMTDLKEPWRVTHAPGGYFIAPEGEERVGDVSNVVFSNGWVLRGDEVLIYYASSDTRQHVATAPLEKLIDYVMNTPEDPGRSYACVQQRISLIDRNLKALKAMKIAW